The window TCGCGGATTGTTACCAGTCCAGGCCGAGCTGCTGCGCCTGCTTGACCACGTCCTGGTCGTAGAGCGCGGCGCCGTCATCGGCGGAGCGGATGCCCGAACCCACCTCGACGGTGATCTGCTCGAGCGAGGGGCCCTTGATCGCGGAGAGGAACTCCAGCGCCAGGCTGGTGCGTCCCTCGTCGAAGTACGCCTGCATGTCGTGCACGAGCGCCGGAGCGTTATCGGGCAGTTCGCAGCCGGCGACGACGAACGGGCCGCCGAGCGTGGTGGAATCCGCCTGGATGGCGCAGCTCTCGGGCGTGGCCAGCCACGTCAGGAACTCCTTGGTCGCCTCGAGCTGCTCGCCCTCGGTGGTCTTGGGGACGTAGACGCCGTTGGGCATCCACACCGTCAGACCGTTGCTGGCGGAGTCGGCACCGGGGATCGGGAATACACCGATCGACGCGTCGGCGTCGGGGTAGTTCGCCCCGAGCGCTTCGGCGACGTTTCCGGTGAGCATCGGGTAGTGCGCGGCTTCGCCCTCGGCGAGCATCCGCACGGCGTCGTCATACGTCGCCGATGCGAAGTCCTCGTTGAGCACGCCCGCGTCGTGGATGTCCTGCAGGTGCTGGAAGCCCGCGACGGCGGGTTCGTCGACGAACTTCGCCTCACCTGCGGTGTACTCGTCGGCCCAGTCGGGGTTGTCTGCGGTCACGTTGAAGAAGTCACCCAGGACGGGAACCTGTGAGGTCCACGCGTCGCCGAAGCTCTGCACGACACCCACGAGCCCGGCGTCCGTGACGGCCTCGGCGTTGGCCATGAACTCATCCCACGTGGTCGGGACCTCAAGGCCCAGCTCCGCGTAGATGTCCTTGTTGTAGACCATCGCGCCGGCGAACGAAGCGCCGACGGGAACACCGTAGAGGCCCTCCTCGGTCGACACTGCCTGCACGAAGTTGTCGTCGAGGTCGGCTGCCCATTCCTCGTCGCTCAGCGAGACCAGCTGCTTGTCCGGTCCCAGCGCCATCAGCAGCGAGCCGGAGTTGTACCAGAACATGTCGTTCATGTCGCCGGTGGACAGGCGGGTCTTGATCAGGTTGTCGCCTTCACCGCCGGCCGGGTGCGTCTCGACCTCGATCGTAACGTCGGGGTTGACCTCTGCGTAACCGGCAACGAGGCCGTCCCACAGAGCGATGGACGAAGGGTTGCTGTCGATGTAGATGGACAGTTCACCGCCGTCCGCGGCGTCTCCACCACCCGAGCATCCGGCCAGCGCCAGCGCGCCGACCACCCCAACGGCTCCCAGCGCCAGACGACGCGGCTGAGCATTTCCCACGGTTTACCTCCCTGTAGACCCTCGTCGCCGTCCTCGGCTGACGATATTTTGAAGCGATTCACTTCCCTGCGAATGTAAGTCGCGGTAGGGCCGGTGTCAAGCGTCTGGCGCCGGTTCGGCGCGTTTCGACCCGTATTGGCGGCAAACAACCGGACAAAACGGATGCCGTGCGTCACCATCGGACCTTGACGCCGGTTCAACCGCCGCCGTATGGTCAACGAAGCCGTATATGAAGCGATTCATTCGTGAGTCCGATCCGCCGAGAGGAAGACGATGACCGTCTTGCCCCCCACCCACCAGTCGACGACGCAGACGCGGATCCGCCACCTGGGTTCCCAGTTCGACCAGCGCCTGCAGGCCCTCCCGCCCGAGGCCATCCGCCTGCGCTGGAGCGCCGAGTCCGACCTGCCCGGTGCCGCCCAGTCCGGCTACCAGGTGCGGATGCGCCGTGACGGCGGCGAATGGATCACCTCCGAGCCGGTCGCCTGCACGGCCGCGATCGACATCCCCGACGACGCACCGCCGCTGGCCCCGCGCGAGGTGCGCGAGTACGGCGTGCGCCTGGCCACCGCCGAGGGCTGGACGCCGTGGAGCGACACGCTCAGCGTGGAAGGCGCGCTGACCGCAGCGGAGCTGACCGCCCAGGTGATCGACATCGACAGCGAGACGGAAGGGCCGGTGCCGGTGTTCCGGCGGGAGTTCTCGCTGACCGCCGCGCCGCAGCGCGCGCGCCTGTACATCTCCGCCCTCGGGGTCTACGAGGTGCGCATCAACGGGCAGCGCGCGACCGACGGCATCCTGAACCCGGGGTGGACCTCCTACCAGGAGCGCATTCTGCTGGACACCCTCGATGTGGCCCCGTTCCTGCGCGCCGGCGACAACGCGATCGAGATCACCGTCGCCGACGGCTGGTACCGCGGCCGCATGGGCTTCGCCGAGCGCCGGGAGATCTACGGCGACCGGATCGGCCCCATCGCGCAGCTGGAGACGACGGATGCCGACGGCAACCTCACCACCCTGGTGACCGACCCGACCTGGCGCGGCGGCTATGGCGCGGTGCGCTCGGCGAGCATCTATGACGGCACCGTCACCGACCTCGACGGCGCGGTGGACGCCTCGGTCCCCGGTTTCGCCGACGAGCAGTGGCAGCCGGCGCGGGTCGTGCCGGTCGATCGAGAACTGTTCATCCCCCGCCCGGTCATCCCGGTGCGGGAGGTGCAGGCGCTGCCGATGTCGATCCGCGCCCGCGACGGTGCGATCGCGCTGGATGGGCAGCAGAACATCTCCGGCTGGGTGCGCCTGGAAGTGGAAGGCGCCCGCGGGGCCACCGTGACGGTGCGCCATGCCGAAGTGCTCGAGCCCGACGGCGCCCTGCACACTGCGGCGCTGCGCACCGCGAAGGCCACCGACACCTACACGCTCGACCGCGACGGTCGCCACCTGCTGGAGCCGATGTTCACGTTCCACGGCTTCCGCTACGCCGAGGTCACCGGCGACGTACAGGTGCTGTCGGCTACCGCCGTCGCCATCTCCAGCGACCTGCTCCCCCGCTCGCAGTTCGACAGTTCCCACACCGCGTTGAACCGCTTCCACGACAACGTGCTGTGGTCGCAGCGGGACAACTTCGTCTCCCTCCCCACCGACTGCCCGCAGCGCGATGAGCGCCTGGGCTGGACCGGCGACGCGCAGGCGTTCGCCGCGACGGCGAACACGCTGTTCGACAGCGAGTCCTTCTGGGCGTCCTGGCTGCGCGACCTCGAGGTCGAGCAGGACGACGACGGCGCCGTGGCATCCATCGTCCCCAACATCATCCGCCCCCAGGATCTGATGATGGGCGGTGGGCCGGTCGAGTCGATGGGCCGTGCCGGCTGGGCGGATGCCGCCACCATCGTGCCGATGGCCAGCTACACCGCCTTCGGCACCACCGATGCCCTGCGCGCCCAGCTGGGCAGCATGCGGCGGTGGGTGGACCACCTCCGCCGCCGGGCGGGCGCCGACGTGCTCCTCCCCGACGAGCCGTTCCAGTACGGCGACTGGCTCGACCCGGACGCTCCCGGCGACCGGCCCTGGCAGGCCAAGACGCCGCCGCTGTTCGTGGCGAACTGCTTCTATGTCCATTCCGCCGCACTGCTCGCCCGCGCCGAGACGATCCTCGGCGAGGAGGGTGCCGCGGAGCACCGTGAGTTGGCGGACCGCGTGTCCGAGGCGGTATGGCAGACGTGGCGGGATGAGGCGATGCGCACCCAGACGGGAGCTGCGATGTGCCTGGAGTTCGGCATCGTTCCCGATGCCGAACGTGCTGCTCTTGCCGATGCCCTCGCCGAGAACGTGCGCACCGAGAAGGGGAGGATCGCCACCGGCTTCCTCGGGACGCCGCTCGTGCTGGACGCCCTCACCCGCAACGGCCACCTCACCGAGGCCTACCGGATGCTGCTGCGTCGCGAGGCGCCGTCCTGGCTGTACCAGGTGGACCGGGGAGCCACGACGGTCTGGGAGCGCTGGGATGCGATCAAGCCCGATGGCTCGATCCACAGCGGCGCGATGGATTCCAAGGAGGGGGACAGCATGATCTCCTTCAACCACTACGCCTACGGCGCCGTCATCGACTGGGTGTACCGCACCGTCGGCGGCCTCGCCCCGATCGAGCCGGGCTACCGTGCCGTGCGCATCGCCCCGCGCCCCGCGGAGAGCCTGCGTCACGCCCGGGCACGCGTGGAGACCCACTACGGCCCGGTCGAGATCGACTGGACCCTGGGCGAGGACGACACCTTCACGGCGGACCTCACGGTGCCCTTCGGTGTCCGCGCCGACCTGGATCTGCCCGCCACCGCCGCCTCGACGGTGACGGTCGACGGCGCCCCGGCGCCGGCGTCACTCACCCACGGCCGCTACCGGCTGGTCGTCACCGCCGCGGCGGTCGTGCCGAGCGACGCGGCGAGGTCGTGACGGCTGCACACCGCATCGAAGCGCCGCCGGTGTGGGAGCGGGAGGAGCTGATCCTCCGCTCCCGCGCCAGCGGGGCCGACACCCTGCCGGATCGGCTGCCCACGGCATCCGGTCGGGCGTGGTTCTACCCGCGCGGCCAGTACGAGGCGGGCGCGCTGCTGCGCGTGATCGGCGAGGGGCGGCGCGCCATCCGGCACGTCGACTACGCCGAGAACGTCGGCGGCACCTCCCCCTCCGGGATGTTCCGAGCGACGGTTCCCGCCGCGGGTGCGCAGGTCGCGGCCGGGTTCGCGGCGGCGTTCACCGTGCTCACCACAGGGGACGCGATCGTCCGCGCGGACGGCGTGACGATCCCCCTCCCGCGCGGCCCCGTCCTCTCGGTCCCGCGGCTGGCGGCGGGGACCGTGCTGGAGATCGTCGTGCTGACTCCCGACGAAGCAGTGCCGCCGGCGGCGGCGCTGCCCGCGGCCGGCTGGCACTGGGAGACGTCGCTCGACGGCGTCGCCTGGGAGAGCGTCGCTCCCCGCGACGGTGACGAGGTCCCCCCGCACGAACGCGGCGAACCGACGGTGCAGATCGCGCTGACTGCGGCATCCGATTCGTCGTACGCTCTTCCTGCCCCGGTGCTCGGCCGGGTGCAGATCGTCGCGGCGCAGCGCCCGGTGCTCACGACGGGCGAGTCCGAGGCCGAAGCCGCCGCCGGAGCGGATGCCGCGGAGAGCCGGTGCGACCTCACCGAGACCGCCCCGGGGGTCTACCTCACCGACCACGCGATCGGGTTCCGCTACGCCTCGATCACCGGCGTCGTCCCCGAGTCCGTCATGGTGCACGCCAGCATCCGTCCGGCGCCGCGGCGCGGGGCCTTCCTCACCGACGATGAGACGCTGAACACGATCTGGGCCACGAGCGCCTACACGCTGCGGTTGTGCATGCAGACGGTGCTGCTGGACGGCATCAAACGCGACCGGATGCCGTGGATGGGCGACCACGCCCTCGGCGTGCTGACCAACGCCGCCGCGTTCGCCGACCCCGAGATCATCCGCACCACGCTGCGCGGGCTCGGCCGGCCGCGCGACGGGTTTGTCAACGGCATCTCGGACTACTCGCTGTGGTGGGTGATCTCGCACGGGCTGTACCAGCGGTATTTCGGTGATACGGAGTTCGCGCGCACCGAGGCGGAGCACCTTCACGCGTTCCTGACGGAGCTGGCGACGTTCGCCGATGCCGATGGGCTGTTCCGGCCCCGTCGCGTCGCGGGGTCGTTCCCGCACGCCGGGCCCGGCGCGGTGTTCCTGGACTGGGGGGTGCAGTTCCGCGCCGACGGCGTGCCGACCGCGATCCAGATCCTCTGGTTCTGGGCGCTGAGCTCGGCCGGATCGGTGCTCGCGGTGGCGGAACACCCGGAGGCTGCCCGCTGGACGGCGGCGGCTGCGGCCGTGCGCGCGCAGCTGGTCGCGCGGGCGTGGCATCCGCAGTCCGGGCTGTGGAGCGAGTATCTCGACGATCCGGAGTGCTCCAGCGCTTACCCGAACTTCCTCGCGGTGCTCGCGGGGCTGAAACTGACCCCCGGCGCGGACGCGGTGCAGCTTGTGTCCCGCTCGTCGGCGGGGACGCCGTTCATGCGCGCGTTCGCGCTGATGGCGCTGGGGCGCACGGGCGAACGGGTCGCCGCGGTCGCGGAGGTGCGGCGGCTGTGGTCAGGGATGCTGGATGCCGGCGCGACGACGTTCTGGGAGGACTTTGGCGGCGACGGGTCCGACCTGGAGATGTACGGGCGGCCGTTCGGCAAGAGCCTGTGTCACGCCTGGTCGGCGGGGCCGGCGGCGCTGCTGCCCGAGCTCGTGCTCGGCATCCGTCCGGTGACCGACGGGTGGCGCCGGTTCACCGTCGATCCGCGTCTGGGTGCCCTGCAGTGGGCCGCGGCGGTGACCCCGACACCGTTCGGCGACGTGGTCGTGGACGCGCGTCCCGACCGGCTGCAGGTCGAGGTCCCTGCCGGGACGACGCTCGTGCACGGCGCCGCCGAATACCCCGGCCCCGCCCGAGTGAGTATTCGGGCCCGCGAGTGAGTATTCGTCGCCTCGAGTGAGTATTCGTCGCGGCGAGTGAGTATTCGAGCCCTCGAGTGAGTACTCGTGCGAATACTCACTCGGCAGCACGAATACTCACTCGGCGGCCTACCCTGGGGGCATGAGCCAGGAACGTGAGCCACAGAACGACGCGCCGCTGGGCGGCGACGAGGGAACCGAAGAGCAGCTCGAGGCCGACAACCCGGCTGAGGAGCAAACGCTGAAGACCCTCGACCCCGACAGCCCGCCGGCCTGACGCGACAAGACCCAGCCGGAACAGGTCCGGCCGGGTCTTGTACTGCGGCGACCTTTAGAAGTCGGAGTCGCCGATGTCGTCCGCGGTGAACACGAACGGGTCGCCCAGCAGCACCGTGCCGTCGGCGCCAACCTCGAACGAGCCGAGCTTGCCGACTTCGAACGTATCGCCCTCTTCGCCGGTGATCTCCTCCGTGATGAGCGCCTGCGCCGCCCACGCGGCGAGGTAGCCGAGGTCGGCCGGGTTCAACGACGAGTTCGATGTCGGGGTGGTTCGCGCGCCCGCCGGAGCTGATCGTGCGGGCCTCGACCGCTGCGCACTGGCCCGCGCCCGCCGGCATCCGTCTGCCCACCTCTCGGACACAGGAGAACTCCCGGAAACAGGACGATTCCGGCCAAAACGTCCTGTCCCGGTGATTCTTCCTGTATGCGTGAGACGCCGCGAGTACTCACTCGACGCCACGAATACTCACTCGACGCCGCGAATACTCACTCGGCAGCGTGAATACTCACTCGGCGGCTAGGCCTCGCGGGTGATCGTCACCTTCACGTGCAGGTCGCTCTTGAACGTGCCGGCGTACACGCCGCGCAGCGGCGGGACGTCGTTGTAGTCGCGGCCTCGCCCGACGAGCACGTGTCGCTCGCCGATCTCGGTGTTGTTCGTGGGGTCGAACCCGTGCCAATCGCCCGCGAACCACTCCACCCAGGCATGCGACTCGCCGACGACGGCGACCCCCACCTCGGCTTCGGGATCCGGATGCAGGTAGCCCGAGACATAGCGGGCAGGGATGCCGACCTCGCGCAGTGCCCCCAGCGTGATGTGGGCCATGTCCTGACAGACACCGCTGCGCTGCTCCCACGCCTCGGCGGCGGTGGACTGCACGCCGGTGGACCCGTACATGTACTCGACGGTGTCGCCGATCGCCACCGCGATCGCCAGCGCCGCCTGACCGGGGTTGTCGTGCTGCGCCGCGATCATGCGGGCGAGTTCGGCGACCTCGGGGTGCGCGGCGGTGCGCGGCGACTGTGCAAGCATCTCGACGGTCGAGATCGAGCGCTGGGCCTCGCCACGGAGATCTTCCCACGAGATCTCGGGGTGCTCCAGCGGCCGGGGCCGCACCTCCACAAGCGACCGGGCGGTGATGCCCAGCGCGGTGTGCCCGGACAGCACATCGAAGGATGCCACGCGGGTGCCGAAGTAGTCGACGTACTGGTTCACGCTGGAGGAGGGCTCGATGTCGAGCGATGAGCTCAGCACGAACTGGTTCTCGGTCGAAACCGGAAGCATGCGCGCTTCGTTATACGACGCCGACACGTCACCCGGGTACGTGAAGCCGGTGGCATGTTCGATCCGCAGGCGCATCATGTGATCTCTCCCACCCAGCTGGGCTCGGCCTGCGTCGGGAAGAACCGGTGGCGGATCGCCTCGGATGCCTCCCGCGTGACCGTCTGCACTCGTTCCATATGCTCGGGCAGTTCGCCCAGGATGTCACCGATCGGGCTGTACTCCAGGTCGTTGCGGATGCGCCCCAGTGCGCGGGCCACCGCGTTGGAGTGCCCCACGCGATCGGCACGGGGGTCGATCGCGCTCATGCATTCCTCGGCGCGCTGGATCGAGTAGATGATCGACCGCGGGAACAGGCGGTCCAGCAGCAGGAACTCGGCGGCGTTGCGCGAGCTGGGCATGCCGCGGTAGGTGCGCAGGTACGCCTCGTAGGCGCCGCACGAACGAAGGATGGTCGTCCAGGACGGTCCGGATGCCTCCGTCAGCGACCGCGTGGCGAGCATGCGTGCCGTCATGTCGGTGCGTTCGATGCTGCGGCCGAGGGTGAAGAACTGCCACGCCTCGTCACGGCTGGTCGAGGAGTCGACGATGCCGACCGCCAGCGCCGAGCGCTCCCTGACCCACTGGAAGAACTCGTGCACCTTCTCGGACTGCAACCGGCGCGGCATCCGCGAGTTGGTCGTGTTGAGCGTCTCCCACAGTTCGGTGGAGACGATCTCCCGCGCGCGACGGGCGTTCTCACGAGCCGCCTGCAGCGAGTAGGCGATGCTCGAGGAGTTGGTGCGATCCACGGCGAGACGGGCGAGCACATCCTGACGTTCGACGCGCTCGAGGTGCTCGGGCGCCGTGGAGCCCATGACGCTCAGCAGCGACCGGCAGGCGGTGTCCTCGTCGATCCAGGGGTCCTCCAGCAGCAGCTGCAGGTGCACGTCGAGGATGCGGGCGGTGCCGTCGGCGCGCTCGATGTACCGCCCGATCCAGAAAAGACTCTCGGCAATGCGACTCAGCATTCGTGGCACGTCCCCCCGTGTCCGGTCCCTGAGTAGCGCCCGCAGGGCGCGTATCGAAGGGCAGCTATCCGTGAGGCCATCACGACGCCTCCCCCGCATCGCGACCCTGTTGCTGCTGCTCCTGCTGCTCGGTATGCGAGAGCGGACGGTCCTGCGGGGAGTGAGCGGGTTCCGGCTGACCGTCGTAGACGATCGGGATCGCCTCGGTGACGGCCGCCTGATCGGCGACGAGCCCGGACAGACCTTGGCCCTGGCCGTACTCGACCCGGCCCGGGGCGGAGCCGCCCACGATCCAGGTGTCCTTCGAGCCGCCGCCCTGACTGGAGTTGACCACCAGCTGCCCCTCGGGAAGCGCGACCCGCGTGAGACCGCCGGGCAGCACCCACACCTCGTCGCCGTTGTTGACGGCGAAGGGGCGGAGGTCCGCGTGACGCGGGCGCATGCCGTCCTCGACGAGCGTCGGGATCGTCGAGAGCATGACCACCGGCTGCGCGATCCAGCCCCGCGGGTCGGCACGCAGTTGCGTCTTCAGCTTGGCGAGTTCGGCCGGCGAGGCATCCGGTCCGATGACCAGTCCCTTGCCGCCGGAGCCGTCGACGGGCTTGATGACGAGCTCGTCCAGTCGGTCGAGCACTTCCTCGAGCGCGCCCGGGTCCTCGAGGCGCCAGGTGTCGACGTTCTTGAGGATGGGCTCCTCGGCGAGGTAGTACCGGATGAGGTCGGGCACGTAGGTGTACAGCAGCTTGTCGTCGGCGACGCCATTGCCCACGGCGTTGGCGATGGTGACGTTGCCCAGCCGCGCGGCGAGCATGAGCCCGGGGGCGCCGAGCATCGAGTCGGCGCGGAACTGCAGCGGGTCGAGGTAGTCGTCGTCGACACGGCGGTAGATGACGTCGACGCGCTGCGGGCCGCGGGTGGTGCGCATGAACACCTTGCCGCCGACGCACAGCAGGTCGCGGCCCTCGACGAGCTCGACGCCCATGAGGCGGGCCAGCAGCGTGTGCTCGAAGTAGGCGGAGTTGTACACGCCGGGGGTCAGCACGACGACGTTGGGGTCCTCGACTCCGGGCGGCGCCGATGCGCGCAGCGCCGCGAGCAGCTTGTTGGGGTAGTCGCCGACCGGCCGCACCCGCATCGACACGAACAGTTCGGGCAGCGTCTGGGCCATGACGCGGCGGTTGGAGATGACGTAGCTGACGCCGGAGGGCACCCGCACATTGTCCTCGAGCACGCGCATCTCGCCGTGCTCGTCGCGGATGAGGTCGATGCCCGAGACGTGGATGCGCACGCCGTTGGCGGCGTGGATGCCGGCGGCCTGCCGGTAGAAGTACTGCGACGAGGCGATGAGTCCGGCCGGCAGCACGCCGTCGCGCACGCAGTGCTGGTGCCCGTAGGTGTCGTCGAGGAACGCCTCCAGCGCCAGCACCCGCTGCTTCACGCCCGCTTCGATGCGGGACCACTCGTCGTACTCGATGATGCGGGGGACCGCGTCCAGCGGGAAGGGCCGCTCCTCACCGGCGAAGTCGAACGTCACGCCCTGCGCGAGGTACGAGCTCGCAAGCGAATCGGTGCGCCCGCGCAGCTCTTCCTGGGTCATCTGGGCCAGCGCCTGGTACAGCTCGCGGTACGCCCGACGCGACGGCACCGGGGCGCCCGGGCGGTCGGCGTGACCGAACATCTCGTCGTACGCCGGTACGCCGGAGGGCGTCTTGCGCGGCGCCAGTATGGAGCCGTAACCGTCGAACAGATCACCCATGCTTTCACCCTATCCGCGGGCGCATTGCCGCCGTGTTTCGGCCGAAGGTCTTGACAGCGCGGGGGTGCAGTGGTGTCGCGCCGTGGCCGCGCGCACGCGGCATCCACCCGTCGCCGGTGCCGCCCTCTCCGACACAGGAGTGTCCAGGAGACGGATGCCGCGGGTCAGCCGAGCGCGACCTTCAACTGTTCCACGGCCCAGTCCAGCTCGGTGGCCCGGATCACCAGCGGCGGCGCGATGCGCAGGGTCTGGCCGTGGGTGTCCTTCACGAGCACCCCGCGCGCCAGCAGCCGCTCGGCCACCTCGCGGCCGGTGCCGCGCGCGGGGTCGATGTCGATGCCTGCCCACAGCCCCGCCGTGCGCACGGCGGTGACGCCGTGGCCGATGAGTTCCCGCAGCTTCTCGTCGAGGTGCTCACCGAGCATCTGCGCGCGGGTCTGCAGCTTGCCCGTTGCAAGCAGCTCCACGACGCGCTGCCCGATCGCGGCGGCGAGCGGATTGCCGCCGAAGGTCGAGCCATGCTCGCCGGGGCGGATGACACCCAGCACGTCGGCGTCGGCGACGACCGCCGACACCGGCAGGATGCCGCCGCCGAGCGCCTTGCCCAGCAGATACACGTCGGGCACGACGCCTTCGCGGTCGCAGGCGAACGTCGTGCCGACCCGGCCCAGGCCCGACTGGATCTCGTCCGCGATGAACAGGACGTTCCGGCGGGTGCAGATCTCCCGCACCGCGGCGAGGTACCCCTCCGGCGGGACGATGACGCCCGCCTCGCCCTGGATCGGCTCGACGAGCACGGCCGCGGTGTTGTCGTCGATCGCGGCCTCGATCGCCGCGGCGTCGCCGAACGGCACCGAGATGAACCCGGGCGCATAGGGCCCGAAGTCGTCGTGGGCGCTGGGGTCGTCGCTGAAGCCGATGATCGTGGTGGTGCGGCCGTGGAAGTTGCCGTTGGCGACGACGATCGTCGCGGCATCCGCCGGCACCCCCTTCACCCGATACGCCCAGGCGCGGGCGACCTTGATGCCGGTCTCGACCGCCTCGGCGCCGGTGTTCATCGGCAGCACCAGATCCTTGCCGCACAGCTGCGCCAGCGCCGCGGCGAACGAGCCGAGCCGGTCGTTGTGGAACGCGCGGCTGGTGAGGGTGATGCGCCCCAGCTGCGCGGTCGCGGCGGCGACGAGCTGCGGATGCCGGTGCCCGAAGTTCATCGCGGAGTACGCCGACAGCAGGTCGAGGTAGCGCTTCCCCTCGACGTCGGTGACCCACACCCCCTCGCCACTGGCGACCACCACCGGCAGCGGATGGTAGTTGTGCGCGACGTGCTGCTCCTCGGCGGCGATCAGGCTCAGCGCGGCGGGATCGATGTTCTGCGGGACGGCGGACATGTCAGCCTCTCAATTCGAGGGTGCAGCACTTGATGCCGCCGCCGCCGAGCAGCAGCTCGGACAGGTCGACGGGGACGGGGATGTAACCGCGGTCGCGCAACTGGTCAATGAACCCGACCGCGCGCGGGGAGACGATCACGTTGCGGCCGTCGCTGGCGGTGTTGAGCCCGAAGACGGCGCCGTCCTCGTCGGAGACGGCGATGGCGTCCGGGAACCGCTCGGCCAGCACGGCGCGGGAGTGTTCGTCGAACGCGGTGGGCAGGTACGCGATGTTGGCGCGGTCGACGCCGCTGTGCCCCTGGACCGGGTCCAGCACGGCGATCGCGGTGTCGAGGTGGTAGAACCGCGGGTCGATCAGCCGCAGGCTCACCACCTCCCGCCCGAACACGTCCGCCACCTCGCGGTGGCTGTCGCCGACGGAGCGGAAGCCGGTGCCGGCGAGGATCGTGTCGCCCACGAGCAGGAAGTCACCCTCGCCCTCCTGCACTTCGACGGGTTCGATCACCTCGAATCCGTGCGCGGCGAACCAGTCCATGAACGGCCGCTCCTCGCCGCGGCGTTCCGGCACGCGGAAGCGCACGCCCAGCGCACGGCCGTCGATGATGAACCCGCCGTTGGCGGTGTAGACCATGTCCGGGAGCCCCGGGACCGGGTCGATCAGCTCGACCTCGTGCCCCAGCCGCAGGTAGGTGTCGTGCAGCTCCTGCCACTGGCGCAGCGCCTTGGCGGTGTCGGTTGGCCGGGCCGGCTCCATCCAGGGATTGATCCGGTAGCTCACCGTGAAATG is drawn from Microbacterium sp. zg-B96 and contains these coding sequences:
- a CDS encoding extracellular solute-binding protein; the encoded protein is MGNAQPRRLALGAVGVVGALALAGCSGGGDAADGGELSIYIDSNPSSIALWDGLVAGYAEVNPDVTIEVETHPAGGEGDNLIKTRLSTGDMNDMFWYNSGSLLMALGPDKQLVSLSDEEWAADLDDNFVQAVSTEEGLYGVPVGASFAGAMVYNKDIYAELGLEVPTTWDEFMANAEAVTDAGLVGVVQSFGDAWTSQVPVLGDFFNVTADNPDWADEYTAGEAKFVDEPAVAGFQHLQDIHDAGVLNEDFASATYDDAVRMLAEGEAAHYPMLTGNVAEALGANYPDADASIGVFPIPGADSASNGLTVWMPNGVYVPKTTEGEQLEATKEFLTWLATPESCAIQADSTTLGGPFVVAGCELPDNAPALVHDMQAYFDEGRTSLALEFLSAIKGPSLEQITVEVGSGIRSADDGAALYDQDVVKQAQQLGLDW
- a CDS encoding alpha-L-rhamnosidase; its protein translation is MTVLPPTHQSTTQTRIRHLGSQFDQRLQALPPEAIRLRWSAESDLPGAAQSGYQVRMRRDGGEWITSEPVACTAAIDIPDDAPPLAPREVREYGVRLATAEGWTPWSDTLSVEGALTAAELTAQVIDIDSETEGPVPVFRREFSLTAAPQRARLYISALGVYEVRINGQRATDGILNPGWTSYQERILLDTLDVAPFLRAGDNAIEITVADGWYRGRMGFAERREIYGDRIGPIAQLETTDADGNLTTLVTDPTWRGGYGAVRSASIYDGTVTDLDGAVDASVPGFADEQWQPARVVPVDRELFIPRPVIPVREVQALPMSIRARDGAIALDGQQNISGWVRLEVEGARGATVTVRHAEVLEPDGALHTAALRTAKATDTYTLDRDGRHLLEPMFTFHGFRYAEVTGDVQVLSATAVAISSDLLPRSQFDSSHTALNRFHDNVLWSQRDNFVSLPTDCPQRDERLGWTGDAQAFAATANTLFDSESFWASWLRDLEVEQDDDGAVASIVPNIIRPQDLMMGGGPVESMGRAGWADAATIVPMASYTAFGTTDALRAQLGSMRRWVDHLRRRAGADVLLPDEPFQYGDWLDPDAPGDRPWQAKTPPLFVANCFYVHSAALLARAETILGEEGAAEHRELADRVSEAVWQTWRDEAMRTQTGAAMCLEFGIVPDAERAALADALAENVRTEKGRIATGFLGTPLVLDALTRNGHLTEAYRMLLRREAPSWLYQVDRGATTVWERWDAIKPDGSIHSGAMDSKEGDSMISFNHYAYGAVIDWVYRTVGGLAPIEPGYRAVRIAPRPAESLRHARARVETHYGPVEIDWTLGEDDTFTADLTVPFGVRADLDLPATAASTVTVDGAPAPASLTHGRYRLVVTAAAVVPSDAARS
- a CDS encoding alpha-L-rhamnosidase C-terminal domain-containing protein, whose translation is MTAAHRIEAPPVWEREELILRSRASGADTLPDRLPTASGRAWFYPRGQYEAGALLRVIGEGRRAIRHVDYAENVGGTSPSGMFRATVPAAGAQVAAGFAAAFTVLTTGDAIVRADGVTIPLPRGPVLSVPRLAAGTVLEIVVLTPDEAVPPAAALPAAGWHWETSLDGVAWESVAPRDGDEVPPHERGEPTVQIALTAASDSSYALPAPVLGRVQIVAAQRPVLTTGESEAEAAAGADAAESRCDLTETAPGVYLTDHAIGFRYASITGVVPESVMVHASIRPAPRRGAFLTDDETLNTIWATSAYTLRLCMQTVLLDGIKRDRMPWMGDHALGVLTNAAAFADPEIIRTTLRGLGRPRDGFVNGISDYSLWWVISHGLYQRYFGDTEFARTEAEHLHAFLTELATFADADGLFRPRRVAGSFPHAGPGAVFLDWGVQFRADGVPTAIQILWFWALSSAGSVLAVAEHPEAARWTAAAAAVRAQLVARAWHPQSGLWSEYLDDPECSSAYPNFLAVLAGLKLTPGADAVQLVSRSSAGTPFMRAFALMALGRTGERVAAVAEVRRLWSGMLDAGATTFWEDFGGDGSDLEMYGRPFGKSLCHAWSAGPAALLPELVLGIRPVTDGWRRFTVDPRLGALQWAAAVTPTPFGDVVVDARPDRLQVEVPAGTTLVHGAAEYPGPARVSIRARE
- a CDS encoding transglutaminase family protein, producing the protein MMRLRIEHATGFTYPGDVSASYNEARMLPVSTENQFVLSSSLDIEPSSSVNQYVDYFGTRVASFDVLSGHTALGITARSLVEVRPRPLEHPEISWEDLRGEAQRSISTVEMLAQSPRTAAHPEVAELARMIAAQHDNPGQAALAIAVAIGDTVEYMYGSTGVQSTAAEAWEQRSGVCQDMAHITLGALREVGIPARYVSGYLHPDPEAEVGVAVVGESHAWVEWFAGDWHGFDPTNNTEIGERHVLVGRGRDYNDVPPLRGVYAGTFKSDLHVKVTITREA
- a CDS encoding alpha-E domain-containing protein codes for the protein MLSRIAESLFWIGRYIERADGTARILDVHLQLLLEDPWIDEDTACRSLLSVMGSTAPEHLERVERQDVLARLAVDRTNSSSIAYSLQAARENARRAREIVSTELWETLNTTNSRMPRRLQSEKVHEFFQWVRERSALAVGIVDSSTSRDEAWQFFTLGRSIERTDMTARMLATRSLTEASGPSWTTILRSCGAYEAYLRTYRGMPSSRNAAEFLLLDRLFPRSIIYSIQRAEECMSAIDPRADRVGHSNAVARALGRIRNDLEYSPIGDILGELPEHMERVQTVTREASEAIRHRFFPTQAEPSWVGEIT